CTAAAATAAATTTGATTAAAATAAAGTATTTAAGTAAAATCCATAACTTTATATTTATAATAAAAAAGAAACCAAGCAAAAGCAGAATCAGGAAATTCAAAATTATAATTCTTAAGTCAAATGCTAATGCTTCAGATGTGGTGAATTGAAGTAATAATTTCTGAATTAACCATTTTTCCCTTTCACGGGCTGGTCGAATAATACACCCTGGTGGCAATGAAGGAGGTTGCTCAGTCATTTACAAATTTTGTATGATTAGGGCAATTTTACCAGCACAAGAGCCGTTGTTACCTTAAAATAAAATGCAATTTATGGGCGATCGCGATCGCACTCCTAAGCTGTCAACAGCATCTAATCTTCATAAATCTAAACTTGAGGAAAGTTGCCCATTGTTACGGAGAGTTGTTAGAACCTGACAAGGTTCTAACAACTTTCCAACTCTTAAACTCCTTCAACCAGTTGTAAAGTGCAAATCATCCCATCCGGATATTTCGCCAGTGCCTTTTGTTTGGCAAGTTTATGATCTTCATCCAGAAAATATTCGCCGCTATCTGATTCAATAGCAACAAACCAGCCAGCATAATCTTTAATCAGTTGGGGGCGGACTTCTTCAAAAACTGAGCGACAACGCTTAATAAAAGCCGGAATACTATTATTTGAAATTACGTTTATTTGCTGCCGCCTCTCCACCCCTGAGCGTAATTCTTGTTTAACTAGCTGCTCAATTGTATCTATATTAGTTGGCAAAGCTGCTGTTAAGACTTCGCTGCCTGATTCGGTAACTAAAACATCATCTTCAATGCGAATTCCCCGCACGTCAGCAAACTGAGAAAGGCGATCCCAATCAACAACATCTTGATATTTTGAACGCATTTCTATATTGTTCAAAATTGCCGGAACTTGATAGAATCCCGGCTCGATTGTGACTAACATTCCAGCACTCAAGGGGCGATTTAGACGCAGATAGCCCAAGCCAAAGCGATCGCTTCTAACTCTTTGCTCCTCATACCCCGCCAAATCCCCCAAATCTTCCATATCGTGGACATCCAAACCCACCAGATGACCGATTCCGTGGGGGAAAAACAGCGCGTGAGCATCCATTTCCACCAAATCTTCAACATTACCTCGTAAAATACCCAAATCCACCAAACCTTGGGCAATTACAGTTGCAGCAAGTAGATGAATATCCAGATACTCTACACCTGGGCGAATCTTGGCAATACAAGCATCGTGAGCCGCCAGCACCACATTGTAAATATCTTTTTGGGTAGAAGAAAATTTACCAGAAACAGGCCAAGTGCGGGTCACATCAGCAGCCCAGCCCATTGATGTCTCAGCACCCACATCCGCCAGCAGCAAATCTCCTGGTTGCAGGGAGTGGTGATACTGCTCATTGTGTAGAACTTCCCCGTGAACAGTGACAATACTGGAGTAAGAGCAGGTCATATTGTGGGAGATGATCACAGCCTCCATCGCCGCCCGCACACCTGCCTCAATTTTGGCTTTGGATGTAGCCATCATCCCAGCTTTGTGAGCTTCCACAGTCACAGCAGCAGCCTCTCGCAACTCGGAAATTGCGCCAGCGTCATGATTCAGCCGCAGTTTGATAATTGCTCGTGCCAACTCAAGATCAATGCCCTGAGATAATTTTGCTGCTGCTAATGAGCGGTTAAGTAAATGAGATTGTGCTTGTTGGGTAGCAGCATCCTGCACAGAGATAGTAGCAGCACCAGCCGAGCGTGACTCCAATTGTGTGATCGCGAAAACTCCATCTGCCCCTATAGCTTTAGCGATTTCCTCACGTTTAGGCACTTCCCCATGCCAGAGGGCGCTATCTGGTGAAGCATCATCCATGAAAAGTTCTAATTTCCCGGCTTCCAGACGAATTGCGGCATTTTCCAGGGGTAGCCCAGCAAAATAGAGAAAATGACTGCTGGCGCGAAACGGGAAAGTATTTGCCGGATAATTGCGGGAACTGCTGCGCCCAGACCAGAGAATTACCGGAAAATCAATTAGCTCAGCTAATCGCGATCGCCTCCTCAATAGGGTAGCGGCGAGGTCTGATGTGGGGTGGAGTTGCATACCTACTAGGGGCCAATTTAGAACATATTCCTTCTGCTTAAAGTTTAACGTTACAGCAAAACACGTCTGGGGTTGCATCCCCAGATTCGGATTTTCGAGCGATCGCATATACCAAATCTGTCTGTTCGTCTTTTTACCCCGTGTGGGGTGCTACTAAGACAAACCCGGTCGTATTCCATAATGGCGATAGCGCCAATATTCGCGCAGAATTTTGTCGTGATCGAAACAAAGTTCCGTCGGAATCCGCCAAGATTCAAAAATCCCCACCGCCTTAGCATCATCAGCCGCTTTAGGTTCGCCCGTCGCCGTAGCAATAAAGACAACGCTCATCGTGTGCTGACGCGGATCGCGATTGGGATCGGAATACACCTGGAATTGTTCAACTAACTCCACCTTTAAGGAAATCTCTTCTGACGCTTCTCGCCGCGCCGCCGCTTCAGCAGATTCTCCGTAATCAATAAAGCCGCCCGGAATGGCCCAACCATAAGGAGGATTTTGGCGCAAAATCAATATAATCGGGCGATGCGGTCGGTCAACCAGCTCAATAATGATATCGACAGTAGGAGAAGGGTTGCTGTGAGTCATGTTGATATTTTGCCCCAAAAATGAATTGCCTACATTTTGCACCTGTTTGATGATGACAGGCGGGATACTCCTACGGTAAGTCAAGGCACTGGGAAAAAAAATTGCCCATCCCGTAAAGTATTTATCTGTAATCCTGCCTACGGATGGGTTTCAAACGTTGACCTGCCGTGATAATGTCAAAACGTTTGCGTACTCTCCATCAGGTTATTTATGCCGTTTCCCAGATCAAGTGGCATTTTGCTGCACCCCACCTCCTTTCCCAGTCGATTTGGCATTGGCGATTTAGGCTTAGAAGCTTATCGTTTTATGGATTTTTTGGTGGAGAGTTACCAGCAATTTTGGCAGGTTTTACCACTAGGCCCAACTGGATATGGTAATTCTCCATATATGTGCTATTCAGCGTTGGCGGGAAATCCGCTGCTGATTAGTCCAGAAAAGCTGCGCGACGCTGGTTTACTAACTGACGACGACTTTGCCGGATTGCCAGAATTTCCCCTAGATAATGTAGATTTTGAAAAAGCGATCGCCACCAAGATGCCTTTGCTTGCCAAAGCCTGCGAAAACTTTAAAGCCAAAGCTTCCCCGCTTCAGCAAAGGGAATTTGCGGGTTTTTGCGAGACTAAGGCTAATTGGCTCGATGACTACGCTTTATTTATGGCGCTTCGCGAGGCACATGAGCAATCCAGCTGGTATACTTGGGAGCCGGAAATTGCCAAACGCCAACCTGAAGCCTTAGAGCAGTGGCGGCAACGGCTAAACAATGAGATTTTTTACCACAAATACTTGCAGTTTGAGTTTTTCCGCCAGTGGTCTGAACTGAAGAACTATGCCAACCTGCGCGGTATTGATATTATTGGCGATATCCCGATTTATGTAGCTCACGATAGCGCCGATGTTTGGTCGCATTCAGAAATCTTTTGCTTGGATGAAGAAACGGGGGAAGCGGCGCTAATGGCAGGTGTCCCGCCGGATTACTTCAGCGCGACAGGTCAGTTGTGGGGCAACCCAGTGTATAACTGGGAGCAATTGGAGAAGCAAAACTTTAAATGGTGGGTGCAGCGCTTTGAGTCGTTGCTGGATTATGTGGACATCATTCGGATTGACCACTTCCGGGGGTTTCAAGCTTATTGGGCAGTGAAGGCGGGTGAAGAAACTGCCCTGAATGGGGAGTGGATTGAAGCGCCTGGAGATGTTTTCTTTGAAGTTCTAAATGAGAAGTTAGGCAAGCTACCCATTCTTGCTGAGGATTTGGGTGTGATTACAGAAGAGGTAGAGGCGCTGCGAGACAAATTTGAATTTCCGGGGATGAAAATTTTGCAGTTTGCCTTTGGTTCCGATGCAGGCAATGGCTTTTTGCCGTTCAACTATCCGCGCAACTGCTTAGTTTATACTGGCACCCACGACAATGACACTACGGTGGGCTGGTTCTATCAATTGTCAGATTATGAAAGGGAGAGGGTGCTGCGTTATTTAGGTTGCATTAGTCCCGAAGGCATCCACTGGGATTTTATCCGGCTAGCGATGAGTTCTGTGGCAAATCAGGCGATTATTCCCTTTCAGGATATTTTGGGATTGGGCAACGATGCCAGAATGAATTTTCCCAGTAAAGCTGAGGGAAATTGGGGGTGGCGGTATCGGTCAGAGGCGGTGAATAATCAAGTAAGCGATCGCTTGAAATCGCTTACTGAACTTTTTGGTCGCGCCCCGATTAGAGACTGATGAGTTTTGCCAAGCACAAGTTTCTCCGGCTTTGGAGTTTTGAGTTTTAAATAAACTCAAAGCTCCAAATATCAAGACTTGGAATTGGCGGCAAAGGTTACTTCCCGAACTTTACCGGGATCTCCCAGTTTCTTTGCCTTTTCATCGTTAACAGCGATGAGGACAGCACCCGCATTTCCTGCTCTGACAATTAATTTCTCCTCCGCCACCCAAGTGCGCTGAGTACCTTGGGGGAGCGTTCCTTCAAACTGGGTCTTGCCATCCACTACCACCCGAATCCAAGAATCGGATTTCACGGTAACATCAACACGTACTGGCTTACCGTTTTG
The window above is part of the Funiculus sociatus GB2-C1 genome. Proteins encoded here:
- a CDS encoding NUDIX domain-containing protein, giving the protein MTHSNPSPTVDIIIELVDRPHRPIILILRQNPPYGWAIPGGFIDYGESAEAAARREASEEISLKVELVEQFQVYSDPNRDPRQHTMSVVFIATATGEPKAADDAKAVGIFESWRIPTELCFDHDKILREYWRYRHYGIRPGLS
- the malQ gene encoding 4-alpha-glucanotransferase, whose amino-acid sequence is MPFPRSSGILLHPTSFPSRFGIGDLGLEAYRFMDFLVESYQQFWQVLPLGPTGYGNSPYMCYSALAGNPLLISPEKLRDAGLLTDDDFAGLPEFPLDNVDFEKAIATKMPLLAKACENFKAKASPLQQREFAGFCETKANWLDDYALFMALREAHEQSSWYTWEPEIAKRQPEALEQWRQRLNNEIFYHKYLQFEFFRQWSELKNYANLRGIDIIGDIPIYVAHDSADVWSHSEIFCLDEETGEAALMAGVPPDYFSATGQLWGNPVYNWEQLEKQNFKWWVQRFESLLDYVDIIRIDHFRGFQAYWAVKAGEETALNGEWIEAPGDVFFEVLNEKLGKLPILAEDLGVITEEVEALRDKFEFPGMKILQFAFGSDAGNGFLPFNYPRNCLVYTGTHDNDTTVGWFYQLSDYERERVLRYLGCISPEGIHWDFIRLAMSSVANQAIIPFQDILGLGNDARMNFPSKAEGNWGWRYRSEAVNNQVSDRLKSLTELFGRAPIRD